A region from the Ralstonia pickettii genome encodes:
- a CDS encoding cytochrome d ubiquinol oxidase subunit II — MNAIPDLTQPAGWLPVVFMALMGIAVLAYVVLDGYDLGVGILLRRADDAEKDTMIASIGPFWDANETWLVLGVGLLLVAFPAAHGEILGALYLPVALMLFGLILRGVAFDFRVKARAHHKPWWNRAFYAGSVIATAAQGLMLGLYITGFHYDAANVVFAICTAAGLIAGYLLLGATWLIMKTEGALQRRAVQWARGSLWFTALGVAAVSLATPWVSTRVFDKWFALPNIILLAPVPLVTIVLFLLIDWVLRRLPQQIAKGDEHLIWAPFVGTGAIFLLAFNGLAYSLFPYLVVDRLDIWQAASAPESLEFMLVGVAIVLPTIVGYTIYSYKVFHGKATELRYY, encoded by the coding sequence ATGAACGCCATCCCCGACCTCACCCAACCCGCCGGCTGGCTGCCGGTGGTCTTTATGGCCCTGATGGGGATTGCCGTGCTGGCCTACGTCGTGCTTGACGGCTACGACCTCGGCGTCGGCATCCTGCTGCGCCGCGCCGACGACGCCGAGAAGGACACCATGATCGCCTCCATCGGCCCGTTCTGGGACGCCAACGAAACTTGGCTCGTGCTCGGCGTCGGGCTGTTGCTGGTGGCGTTTCCGGCGGCGCATGGCGAGATCCTGGGCGCGCTGTATCTGCCGGTGGCGCTGATGCTGTTCGGCCTCATCCTGCGCGGCGTGGCATTCGACTTTCGGGTCAAGGCGCGCGCGCACCACAAGCCGTGGTGGAACCGCGCGTTTTATGCGGGCTCGGTCATCGCAACGGCCGCGCAGGGCCTGATGCTCGGGCTGTACATCACGGGGTTCCACTACGACGCCGCCAACGTTGTCTTTGCGATCTGCACCGCGGCCGGCCTGATTGCCGGCTACCTGCTGCTGGGTGCCACGTGGCTGATCATGAAGACGGAAGGCGCGCTGCAGCGGCGCGCGGTGCAGTGGGCGCGCGGCAGCCTGTGGTTCACCGCGCTCGGCGTGGCCGCCGTGTCGCTGGCCACGCCGTGGGTCAGCACACGCGTGTTCGACAAGTGGTTTGCGCTGCCGAACATCATCCTGCTGGCACCCGTGCCGCTGGTGACGATCGTGCTGTTCCTGCTGATCGACTGGGTCCTGCGCCGCCTGCCACAGCAGATTGCCAAGGGCGATGAACACTTGATCTGGGCGCCGTTCGTCGGTACCGGCGCCATCTTCCTGCTGGCCTTCAACGGCCTGGCCTACAGCCTGTTCCCGTATCTCGTGGTGGACCGGCTCGACATCTGGCAGGCCGCCAGCGCGCCGGAATCGCTGGAGTTCATGCTGGTGGGCGTGGCGATTGTGCTGCCGACCATCGTCGGCTACACGATCTACTCGTACAAGGTGTTCCACGGCAAGGCGACGGAACTTCGGTACTACTGA
- a CDS encoding MFS transporter codes for MTGKATRIDLFSLHTPQMRAFHLTWLAFFVCFYAWFACAPLMPVLKGEFHLTPGQIANINIAAVAVTILVRLIVGPLCDRFGPRKTYTGLLLLGAIPVLGVALAQSYETFLFFRLAIGAIGASFVITQYHTSVMFAPNVVGTANAAAAGWGNAGGGVAQGTMPLLLTAIVMMGVTQSMGWRIAMVVPGVAMLIVAALYWRYTQDCPEGNFSALRAAGKTIDGGKKGTMGAMGSFVTAAGNYRVWLLFITYGACFGVEIFIHNIAATYYVDHFGLSLSAAGMAAASFGLLALFARALGGIVSDRVAAKRGLDARAQLLCLLMLGEGLGLFGFAHAGSVTVAVLAMLGFGLFTHMACGATYALVPFIDRRALGGVAGIIGAGGNAGAVAAGFLLKGMADTQATLSILGVLVALSAICAIAVRFSAEHKAREQALYDNTLAAAGNA; via the coding sequence ATGACCGGCAAAGCGACCCGAATCGACCTGTTCAGCCTGCATACCCCGCAGATGCGCGCCTTCCATCTGACGTGGCTGGCGTTCTTCGTGTGTTTCTACGCGTGGTTCGCGTGCGCGCCGCTCATGCCGGTGCTCAAGGGCGAGTTTCACCTCACGCCCGGGCAGATCGCCAACATCAACATTGCGGCGGTTGCGGTGACGATCCTGGTGCGGTTGATTGTCGGCCCGTTGTGCGATCGTTTCGGCCCGCGCAAGACCTATACCGGCTTGCTGCTGCTGGGGGCCATCCCCGTGCTGGGCGTGGCATTGGCGCAAAGCTACGAGACCTTCCTGTTCTTCCGCCTGGCAATTGGCGCGATTGGCGCGAGCTTCGTCATCACGCAGTACCACACGTCGGTCATGTTCGCGCCGAACGTGGTGGGCACCGCCAACGCGGCGGCGGCCGGCTGGGGCAACGCAGGCGGCGGTGTAGCGCAAGGCACGATGCCGCTGCTGCTGACCGCCATCGTGATGATGGGCGTCACGCAGAGCATGGGGTGGCGCATCGCCATGGTGGTGCCGGGTGTGGCGATGCTGATCGTCGCGGCGCTGTACTGGCGCTATACGCAGGACTGCCCGGAGGGCAACTTCAGCGCGCTGCGCGCCGCCGGCAAGACCATCGACGGCGGCAAGAAGGGCACGATGGGTGCTATGGGCAGCTTCGTCACGGCTGCCGGCAACTACCGCGTGTGGCTGCTGTTCATTACCTATGGCGCGTGTTTTGGCGTGGAGATCTTCATCCACAACATCGCCGCCACTTACTACGTCGATCACTTTGGCCTGTCGCTGTCGGCTGCCGGCATGGCCGCGGCCAGCTTCGGCCTGCTCGCGCTGTTTGCCCGGGCGCTGGGCGGCATCGTGTCGGACCGCGTGGCAGCCAAGCGCGGCCTGGATGCACGCGCACAACTGCTGTGCCTGCTGATGCTGGGTGAGGGCCTCGGCCTGTTCGGCTTTGCCCATGCAGGAAGCGTGACGGTGGCGGTGCTCGCGATGCTTGGTTTCGGTCTGTTCACGCACATGGCATGCGGTGCCACGTATGCGCTGGTGCCGTTCATCGATCGCCGTGCGCTCGGCGGTGTGGCCGGCATCATCGGTGCGGGCGGCAACGCTGGCGCGGTGGCGGCGGGCTTCCTGCTCAAGGGTATGGCCGACACGCAAGCCACGCTGTCCATCCTCGGCGTGCTGGTGGCGCTGTCGGCCATCTGCGCCATCGCCGTGCGTTTCTCGGCAGAGCACAAGGCGCGCGAGCAAGCGCTGTACGACAACACGCTGGCCGCCGCCGGCAACGCCTGA
- the nirB gene encoding nitrite reductase large subunit NirB, with the protein MTMKIVVIGHGMVGHKFLESLLHAPGHHLQVTVLCEEPRPAYDRVHLSEFFTGKTAEDLSLVAPGFFDRDDVVLKLNARATAIDTIAKTVTASTGEVLPYDKLVIASGSSPFVPPVPGRDRKDCFVYRTIEDLEAMAECGQRAKTGVVIGGGLLGLECAKALRDMNLQTHVVEFAGRLMAMQVDDGGGRMLRRKIEDLGVTVHTQKNTSEIVDGETATHRLNFADGTHLEADMVVFSAGIRPRDELARACGLEVGERGGIVIDSECRTSAPDVYAIGECALWGGKVYGLVAPGYEMARITAKQILAADDASEFNGADMSTKLKLMGVDVASLGDAQGVTPGSRSVQFTDERKQIYKKLVVSEDGKYLLGGVLVGDAAEYGTLLQMMLNRIELPEAPEFLILPQADGNARPALGVDALPDSAQICSCNDVSKGALCQAVCAGATSVGALKDATKAGTSCGGCVPLMTQVMKAEMKKQGLAVNNHICEHFPYSRQELYHLVRVGRIQSFDALLEAHGSGMGCDICKPAVASILASCWNDFVLKKEHASLQDSNDYFLANIQKDGTYSVVPRMPGGEVTADGLIAVGQVAKKYGLYTKITGGQRVDLFGARLEQLPLIWEELIAAGFESGHAYGKSLRTVKSCVGSTWCRYGVGDSVGFAIALENRYKGLRSPHKIKFGVSGCTRECAEAQGKDVGIIATEKGWNLYVCGNGGMKPRHAELLAADLDQETLIKYVDRFLMFYVRTADRLQRTSTWRDNLEGGLDYLKDVVINDKLGIVAELEAEMQHVVDTYQDEWKTAVTNPDVRKRFRHFVNSEAKDANVVFVEERGQIRPASVEERAKTRPVRIPVVAEAA; encoded by the coding sequence ATGACCATGAAGATCGTCGTCATTGGCCACGGAATGGTGGGCCACAAATTTCTGGAAAGCCTGCTGCATGCACCCGGCCATCACCTGCAAGTGACGGTGCTGTGCGAAGAGCCGCGCCCCGCCTACGACCGCGTGCATCTGTCGGAATTCTTCACGGGCAAGACGGCGGAAGACCTCTCGCTCGTGGCGCCGGGCTTCTTTGATCGCGATGACGTGGTGCTCAAACTCAACGCCCGCGCGACCGCCATCGACACCATTGCCAAAACGGTCACCGCCTCTACCGGCGAGGTGCTGCCGTACGACAAGCTCGTCATCGCGTCGGGCTCGTCGCCGTTCGTGCCGCCCGTACCGGGCCGCGACCGCAAGGACTGCTTCGTCTATCGCACCATCGAAGACCTCGAAGCGATGGCCGAGTGCGGTCAGCGTGCCAAGACGGGCGTCGTCATCGGCGGTGGCCTGCTGGGGCTGGAATGCGCCAAGGCGCTGCGCGACATGAACCTGCAAACGCACGTAGTCGAATTTGCCGGACGCCTGATGGCGATGCAGGTGGACGACGGCGGCGGCCGCATGCTGCGCCGGAAGATCGAAGACCTGGGCGTGACCGTCCACACGCAGAAGAACACGTCGGAAATCGTCGACGGCGAAACGGCGACGCATCGCCTGAATTTTGCCGACGGCACGCACCTGGAAGCCGACATGGTCGTCTTCTCGGCCGGCATCCGACCGCGGGATGAACTGGCGCGCGCTTGCGGGCTGGAGGTGGGCGAGCGCGGCGGCATCGTGATCGACTCCGAATGCCGTACCTCCGCGCCGGATGTGTACGCGATTGGCGAATGCGCACTGTGGGGCGGCAAGGTCTACGGCCTGGTTGCGCCCGGCTACGAGATGGCGCGCATCACCGCCAAGCAGATCCTGGCCGCCGACGATGCGTCGGAGTTCAACGGCGCCGACATGAGCACCAAGCTCAAGCTGATGGGCGTGGACGTCGCCAGCCTGGGCGATGCGCAGGGCGTGACGCCGGGCAGCCGCAGCGTGCAGTTCACAGACGAGCGCAAGCAGATCTACAAGAAGCTGGTGGTATCGGAAGACGGCAAGTATTTGCTGGGCGGCGTGCTGGTGGGCGATGCGGCCGAATACGGCACGCTGCTGCAGATGATGCTCAACCGCATCGAACTGCCCGAGGCGCCGGAATTCCTGATCCTGCCGCAGGCCGATGGCAATGCACGCCCGGCGCTGGGTGTGGATGCACTGCCCGACAGCGCGCAGATCTGCTCGTGCAACGACGTGTCCAAGGGCGCGCTGTGCCAGGCCGTGTGTGCTGGCGCCACGTCCGTGGGCGCACTCAAGGATGCGACAAAGGCCGGCACCTCGTGCGGCGGCTGCGTGCCGCTCATGACGCAGGTGATGAAGGCCGAGATGAAGAAACAGGGCCTGGCGGTCAACAACCACATCTGCGAGCACTTTCCGTATTCGCGTCAGGAGCTGTATCACCTGGTACGCGTGGGCCGCATCCAGTCGTTCGACGCGCTGCTGGAAGCGCACGGCAGCGGCATGGGCTGCGACATCTGCAAGCCGGCTGTTGCGAGCATCCTTGCTTCGTGCTGGAACGACTTCGTGCTCAAGAAAGAGCACGCCAGCCTGCAGGATTCCAACGACTACTTTCTCGCCAACATCCAGAAAGACGGGACGTACTCCGTGGTGCCGCGCATGCCGGGCGGCGAGGTCACGGCAGACGGGCTGATCGCCGTAGGCCAGGTCGCCAAGAAATACGGCCTGTACACCAAGATCACGGGCGGCCAGCGTGTGGATCTGTTCGGCGCGCGGCTGGAGCAGTTGCCGCTGATCTGGGAAGAGCTGATCGCGGCCGGCTTCGAGTCGGGTCACGCGTATGGCAAATCGCTGCGCACGGTGAAGTCGTGCGTAGGATCGACGTGGTGCCGCTATGGCGTGGGCGATTCGGTGGGTTTTGCGATTGCGCTGGAGAACCGCTACAAGGGCCTGCGCTCGCCGCACAAGATCAAGTTCGGCGTCTCCGGCTGCACGCGGGAATGCGCCGAAGCGCAAGGCAAGGACGTCGGCATCATCGCCACCGAGAAGGGCTGGAACCTGTATGTGTGCGGCAACGGTGGCATGAAGCCCCGCCATGCCGAACTGCTGGCGGCAGACCTCGATCAGGAAACGCTCATCAAGTATGTCGACCGCTTCCTGATGTTCTACGTGCGCACGGCCGACCGCCTGCAACGCACGAGCACATGGCGCGACAACCTCGAAGGCGGTCTCGACTATCTGAAGGATGTGGTGATCAACGACAAGCTGGGCATCGTGGCGGAACTCGAAGCCGAGATGCAGCACGTGGTCGACACCTACCAGGACGAATGGAAGACGGCTGTGACGAACCCTGACGTGCGCAAGCGCTTCCGCCACTTCGTCAACAGCGAAGCGAAGGATGCGAATGTCGTCTTCGTCGAAGAACGCGGCCAGATCCGCCCGGCCTCGGTCGAGGAGCGTGCCAAGACGCGGCCCGTGCGCATTCCTGTCGTTGCTGAGGCCGCTTGA
- a CDS encoding cytochrome ubiquinol oxidase subunit I produces MSLDPVVLARVQFGANITFHILFPTISIALAWVLLFFKLRFRKTGDAAWMAAYRLWVKVFALTFALGVVSGVTMSFQFGTNWPGYMNTVGNIAGPLLAYEVLTAFFLEASFLGIMLFGTGRVSERIHTFATFLVALGTTISVFWIVALNSWMQTPAGYEMIDGRAHPASWLAIIFNPSFPYRFTHMLLASGLTVAFLLAGLSAYRWLRNDRSADVRFTLKTGVVLAAMLIPLQIAAGDAHGLNTMEHQPAKLAAMEGIWQTERGVPAVLFGIPDEATRSNRYEIAVPKAASLYLTHSLDGEVRGLDQFDRHPPVLPVFFAFRLMVGVGLLMLAVSWTSAWRLRRNGELPRWLARVLVAMTFSGWLAVVAGWYVTEIGRQPWLVYGVLTTAQAASSVPATMIGSTLAMYLALYAFLIASYIGVVFYLARKAGGVIDPTDPDATGTPVIETPNPVFAQPARSQA; encoded by the coding sequence ATGTCACTCGATCCCGTTGTCCTCGCGCGCGTGCAATTTGGCGCCAACATCACGTTCCATATCCTCTTTCCCACCATCAGCATTGCGCTGGCGTGGGTGCTGCTGTTCTTCAAGCTGCGCTTTCGCAAGACAGGCGATGCCGCCTGGATGGCCGCGTACCGCCTGTGGGTCAAGGTATTTGCGCTGACCTTCGCGCTGGGCGTGGTGTCCGGCGTCACGATGAGCTTCCAGTTCGGCACCAACTGGCCCGGCTATATGAATACCGTCGGCAACATCGCGGGGCCGCTCCTGGCGTACGAAGTGCTGACGGCCTTCTTCCTGGAGGCGAGCTTCCTCGGCATCATGCTGTTCGGTACCGGGCGCGTGAGCGAGCGCATTCATACGTTCGCGACGTTTCTGGTTGCGCTGGGCACGACGATTTCCGTGTTCTGGATCGTCGCCCTCAACTCCTGGATGCAAACACCGGCCGGCTACGAAATGATCGACGGCCGCGCGCACCCGGCAAGCTGGCTTGCCATCATCTTCAATCCGTCGTTTCCGTATCGATTCACCCACATGCTGCTGGCGTCGGGCCTCACGGTCGCGTTCCTGCTGGCGGGGCTGTCGGCGTATCGGTGGCTGCGCAACGATCGTTCTGCCGATGTGCGCTTCACCCTCAAGACCGGCGTCGTCCTGGCTGCCATGCTGATCCCGCTGCAGATTGCCGCCGGCGACGCGCACGGCCTCAACACGATGGAGCACCAACCCGCCAAGCTGGCCGCGATGGAAGGCATCTGGCAAACCGAACGCGGCGTGCCCGCCGTGCTGTTCGGCATTCCGGACGAAGCAACCCGCAGCAATCGCTACGAGATCGCAGTACCGAAGGCCGCATCGCTGTATCTCACGCATTCGCTGGACGGCGAGGTGCGCGGGCTCGACCAGTTCGACAGGCATCCGCCCGTACTGCCCGTGTTTTTCGCGTTTCGCCTGATGGTGGGCGTGGGCCTGCTGATGCTGGCCGTCTCGTGGACCAGCGCCTGGCGCCTGCGCCGCAACGGTGAGCTGCCGCGCTGGCTGGCGCGCGTCCTGGTGGCCATGACGTTCTCCGGATGGCTCGCGGTGGTGGCGGGCTGGTATGTCACGGAAATCGGTCGCCAGCCCTGGTTGGTGTACGGCGTGCTGACCACCGCGCAGGCAGCGTCGTCCGTGCCGGCCACGATGATCGGCAGCACGCTGGCGATGTATCTGGCGCTGTATGCATTCCTTATCGCCTCCTACATCGGCGTGGTGTTCTATCTGGCCCGCAAGGCCGGCGGCGTCATCGACCCCACCGACCCCGATGCCACCGGCACACCCGTCATCGAAACACCCAACCCGGTCTTCGCCCAACCTGCCCGGAGCCAAGCATGA
- the nirD gene encoding nitrite reductase small subunit NirD, protein MQASRWTPICALDDIVPNTGVCALVEGDQVAVFRVGGNTTQGVYAIGNYDPNSDAAVLSRGLVGNLGERIVVASPIYKQHFDLTTGECLEAPANSVHAYATKVENGTVWVGV, encoded by the coding sequence ATGCAAGCATCCCGTTGGACGCCCATCTGTGCCTTGGACGACATCGTGCCCAACACCGGCGTCTGCGCGCTGGTGGAAGGTGACCAGGTTGCCGTGTTCCGTGTCGGCGGCAACACGACGCAAGGCGTGTACGCCATCGGCAACTACGATCCGAACTCCGACGCCGCCGTGCTTTCGCGCGGCTTGGTCGGCAATCTGGGAGAGCGCATCGTCGTGGCGTCGCCCATCTACAAGCAGCATTTCGACCTGACCACGGGCGAGTGCCTGGAAGCGCCGGCCAACTCTGTGCACGCGTACGCGACCAAGGTCGAGAACGGTACCGTCTGGGTGGGGGTGTGA
- a CDS encoding GbsR/MarR family transcriptional regulator: MQLSPLKQRFVLHFGEMGSRWGINRTVGQIYALLYAAREPINADEIAESLGFSRSNVSIGLKELESWKLVRLSHKPGDRREYFSAPDDIWTIFRTLAEERRKREIDPTLSLLRDVMLESPTDPDDRHAQARMKEMYQLITLMTNWFDDVQKLDAESLQQLMKMGAKVHKLLEMKNKLAVVVGGKSK; this comes from the coding sequence ATGCAACTCTCCCCCTTGAAACAGCGCTTCGTCCTGCATTTCGGCGAGATGGGCAGCCGCTGGGGCATCAACCGCACGGTCGGGCAGATCTACGCGCTGCTCTACGCCGCACGCGAGCCGATCAATGCGGACGAGATCGCCGAGTCGCTGGGTTTCTCCCGCTCGAACGTGAGCATCGGGCTGAAGGAGTTGGAGTCTTGGAAGCTGGTCCGCCTCTCGCACAAGCCGGGCGACCGGCGGGAATATTTTTCCGCCCCGGACGACATCTGGACCATCTTCCGCACGCTGGCCGAGGAGCGCCGCAAGCGCGAGATCGATCCCACGCTCTCGCTGCTGCGCGACGTGATGCTGGAATCCCCCACCGATCCCGACGACCGCCACGCCCAGGCGCGCATGAAGGAGATGTACCAGCTCATCACGCTCATGACGAACTGGTTCGACGACGTGCAGAAGCTCGATGCCGAATCGCTGCAGCAACTCATGAAGATGGGCGCCAAGGTGCATAAGTTGCTGGAAATGAAGAACAAGCTTGCCGTCGTCGTAGGCGGCAAGTCCAAGTAG
- a CDS encoding GlsB/YeaQ/YmgE family stress response membrane protein, with product MASHGLIAWLIIGAVAGWLAGILVKGGGFGIFVDIVVGIVGAFIGGWLAGVLGISLGGGWIASIITAVIGAVILLFIIRLIKRA from the coding sequence ATGGCCTCACATGGTTTGATTGCCTGGTTGATCATCGGCGCGGTGGCGGGCTGGCTGGCCGGCATCCTGGTCAAGGGCGGCGGTTTCGGCATCTTCGTCGACATCGTGGTCGGCATCGTCGGAGCGTTCATCGGCGGATGGCTGGCGGGGGTGTTGGGCATCTCGCTGGGCGGCGGTTGGATCGCCTCGATCATCACGGCGGTCATCGGCGCGGTGATCCTGCTGTTCATCATCCGGCTGATCAAGCGCGCATAG